Proteins encoded in a region of the Planococcus shixiaomingii genome:
- a CDS encoding FliA/WhiG family RNA polymerase sigma factor → MTYEKSYWEGWQKDRDPAAGEYLVERYLPLVDFLIQRFMISLPKSVDKDDIRSLAYEGLLDALDKFNPERDLKFETYATWRIKGAIIDGLRHSDWLPRSVRDKVKKIEKAYAVLEQQNGASVTDEEVSVYLGITKNELNKTVSEAALSAMVSIDETAYEDNEPSGKYHLIEDDSAISPERNVSDQDMKATLAQAIERLPEKEKLVVSLCYYEELKLTEIAEVLSVSVSRVSQLHSKAMLRLNAAMQATHENK, encoded by the coding sequence ATGACATACGAAAAAAGCTACTGGGAAGGCTGGCAAAAAGACCGTGATCCTGCTGCGGGAGAATATTTAGTCGAACGCTATTTGCCGCTGGTCGATTTTTTGATCCAACGTTTTATGATCAGCTTACCAAAGTCGGTGGATAAAGATGATATACGCAGCTTAGCATATGAAGGTTTGCTTGATGCGCTCGACAAATTCAATCCCGAGCGCGACTTAAAGTTTGAAACTTACGCTACGTGGCGCATAAAAGGTGCGATTATTGATGGACTCCGGCATAGTGATTGGCTGCCGCGTTCAGTTCGTGACAAAGTGAAGAAAATTGAAAAAGCGTATGCGGTTCTAGAGCAGCAAAACGGCGCTTCTGTCACAGATGAAGAAGTCAGTGTGTATCTCGGAATTACAAAAAACGAGTTAAATAAAACCGTCTCTGAAGCGGCTTTGTCGGCGATGGTTTCCATTGATGAGACAGCTTACGAAGATAATGAGCCATCGGGGAAATATCATTTGATTGAAGATGACAGTGCGATTTCACCGGAGCGCAATGTATCAGACCAAGACATGAAAGCTACATTGGCCCAAGCGATTGAACGTCTACCAGAAAAAGAAAAACTCGTTGTATCCTTGTGTTATTACGAGGAATTGAAGTTAACGGAAATTGCTGAAGTGTTAAGCGTCAGCGTGTCACGGGTATCTCAACTGCATTCAAAAGCGATGCTGCGTTTGAATGCGGCGATGCAGGCTACACACGAAAATAAATGA
- a CDS encoding PilZ domain-containing protein, whose translation MSNNRREFFRVNFNNALEGEILIPEHDFLAVQIYDLSAKGLRFVSSLNMPLQTELECRFKFLNSSFIVEGIIVRKGASNGEIEYGIEFNTDHDTYTELFKELNKYLIRQRKEALITE comes from the coding sequence GTGAGCAACAATCGGCGGGAGTTTTTTCGAGTAAATTTTAACAATGCGTTAGAAGGAGAAATTTTAATCCCAGAGCATGATTTTTTAGCTGTACAAATTTATGATTTAAGTGCAAAAGGATTGCGATTCGTCTCTTCTCTTAATATGCCGTTGCAGACAGAATTGGAATGCCGATTTAAATTCTTAAACAGCTCGTTCATAGTTGAAGGCATAATTGTCCGCAAAGGGGCCAGTAACGGTGAAATCGAGTATGGAATAGAGTTCAATACTGACCATGATACATACACTGAACTGTTTAAAGAATTGAACAAATATTTGATCCGTCAGCGTAAAGAAGCGCTTATAACCGAATAA
- a CDS encoding VanZ family protein: MAKSKLFSWAAVILWMGVIFLFSNQPAVDSSELSSGITEFILTVAEKISPEASNHVDALHHVVRKNAHFLIYLILGVLTINALKKSGVRKIQSIVFALMICVLYAASDEFHQLFIPGRSGEVKDVLIDSAGAVAGIAIYLLLHKAREMKKHGKRWNDELSRI; encoded by the coding sequence ATGGCTAAATCTAAACTATTTTCATGGGCAGCGGTCATCTTATGGATGGGAGTCATCTTCTTGTTTTCCAACCAGCCTGCTGTAGATTCCAGCGAACTCAGTTCCGGCATAACTGAATTTATCTTAACGGTTGCTGAAAAAATCAGTCCGGAAGCAAGCAATCATGTGGATGCGCTACATCATGTTGTCCGCAAAAATGCGCACTTCTTGATCTACTTGATATTGGGCGTGTTAACAATTAATGCGCTGAAAAAAAGCGGAGTCCGAAAAATCCAAAGCATTGTTTTTGCACTGATGATTTGTGTACTGTATGCTGCATCGGATGAATTTCACCAATTATTTATCCCCGGCAGAAGCGGGGAAGTGAAGGATGTTTTGATCGACAGTGCAGGGGCAGTTGCAGGAATCGCCATCTACTTGTTGCTTCATAAGGCACGTGAGATGAAAAAGCACGGCAAAAGATGGAATGATGAATTGTCGCGTATTTAG
- a CDS encoding PilZ domain-containing protein — MDNNHREFFRVRFSNPIEGELEILGKDPFQVVIHDVSVKGLRFSSEVDLPMNKKLVCSFALLGIAFKVKGSIVRKSPERQGIDYGVMLNLDPDVFTELFKQLNYYQIRKRKGTLEEA, encoded by the coding sequence ATGGATAATAATCACCGTGAATTTTTTCGAGTGAGATTCAGCAATCCAATAGAAGGTGAGCTAGAAATACTTGGAAAAGACCCGTTTCAGGTAGTCATTCACGATGTCAGTGTAAAGGGACTGCGTTTCTCTTCTGAAGTTGACCTTCCGATGAATAAAAAGTTGGTGTGCAGTTTTGCTTTATTAGGTATTGCTTTTAAAGTAAAAGGGTCTATTGTTCGCAAATCTCCGGAACGGCAAGGCATCGATTATGGGGTAATGCTTAACCTAGATCCAGATGTATTCACCGAACTGTTCAAGCAATTAAATTACTATCAGATTCGTAAACGCAAAGGCACGTTGGAAGAAGCATAA
- the nhaC gene encoding Na+/H+ antiporter NhaC translates to MKKQQDIETPFFLAIIPLIVMIGMMTFTIIKFEGSPHIPLAVGSIVAAIIAWRLGYKWETIEEGAYKGIRLALPAVLIVIIVGMIISSWIGGGVIATMVYYGLQIITPSLFLMTICIICGIVSLAIGSSWSTMGTIGVAGMGIGTSMGIPPAMVAGAIISGSYFGDKMSPLSDTTNLAAGITGTNLFEHIKHMCYTTIPGLVIALVVYFYLGRQFGSSELDAQNIQGILTALQSNFVISPWLLLVPVALVALVVMKVPAVPALVIGVFLGFLCQIFVQGGNVGGAVNTLHDGFVMASGNEMVDELFTRGGIASMMFTVSLVIFAMVFGGILEHTGMLKAIVKQILRVARSARSLIVATIASAFFTNVTASEQYISILLPGRMYAQAYQDKGLHSKNLSRALEDGGTLTSPFIPWNTCGVFILATLAVHPFAYAPYAVLNYAVPIIGMLMAAVGFKIQFLTANEMKDMKAKQARMDKEALE, encoded by the coding sequence ATGAAAAAACAGCAAGATATCGAAACTCCGTTTTTCTTAGCCATCATCCCGCTGATTGTCATGATTGGTATGATGACATTCACCATTATTAAATTTGAAGGCAGTCCACATATTCCGTTGGCCGTCGGAAGCATTGTAGCGGCAATCATTGCTTGGCGACTCGGCTATAAGTGGGAAACCATTGAAGAAGGGGCTTATAAAGGCATCCGTTTGGCGTTGCCGGCCGTTTTAATCGTCATTATTGTCGGGATGATCATCAGTTCATGGATCGGCGGCGGAGTCATTGCAACGATGGTGTATTACGGGTTGCAAATTATCACGCCTTCCTTGTTCTTAATGACAATCTGCATCATTTGCGGCATAGTTTCACTTGCTATCGGCAGTTCATGGTCGACAATGGGAACCATTGGGGTAGCAGGAATGGGCATCGGCACGAGCATGGGCATTCCGCCTGCTATGGTGGCCGGAGCCATCATTTCCGGTTCTTATTTTGGCGATAAAATGTCGCCGCTGTCTGACACGACCAATTTAGCGGCAGGAATCACCGGCACCAATTTGTTTGAACACATCAAGCACATGTGCTATACGACAATTCCAGGACTTGTGATCGCTTTGGTCGTTTACTTTTACCTTGGACGCCAATTTGGCAGTTCGGAACTGGACGCCCAAAACATTCAAGGGATCTTAACAGCGTTGCAAAGCAATTTCGTTATCTCTCCTTGGTTATTATTAGTCCCCGTTGCACTCGTAGCATTGGTTGTTATGAAAGTTCCAGCCGTACCGGCTTTAGTAATTGGCGTGTTCCTCGGCTTTTTATGCCAGATTTTCGTCCAAGGCGGAAATGTAGGGGGAGCGGTCAACACGCTTCACGACGGTTTTGTGATGGCATCGGGCAATGAAATGGTCGATGAATTATTCACTCGCGGAGGCATCGCGTCAATGATGTTCACTGTTTCCTTGGTCATTTTCGCCATGGTATTCGGAGGAATCTTGGAACATACAGGCATGCTGAAAGCGATCGTCAAGCAAATCTTGCGCGTTGCACGTTCTGCAAGAAGCTTAATCGTCGCAACCATCGCTTCTGCGTTTTTCACGAACGTAACGGCATCCGAACAGTACATTTCGATTTTACTTCCCGGGCGGATGTATGCCCAGGCTTATCAAGACAAAGGGCTGCATTCCAAAAACTTGTCCCGGGCGCTTGAAGACGGCGGTACCTTGACTTCGCCATTCATTCCATGGAACACATGTGGAGTCTTTATCCTGGCTACTTTGGCGGTACATCCGTTTGCTTATGCACCTTATGCGGTGCTCAATTATGCAGTACCGATCATTGGGATGCTTATGGCAGCGGTCGGGTTTAAAATCCAGTTCTTAACTGCGAATGAAATGAAGGATATGAAAGCAAAACAAGCAAGAATGGATAAAGAAGCGCTTGAATAA
- a CDS encoding MinD/ParA family protein, with the protein MIDQAKQLRDKVMQKKSKKERRQTRILAVTSGKGGVGKSNFALNFALGLVEQNKKVLIFDVDLGFANIDVLLGRSPEETIATMLEKDLAIWDVIEEGPNGLLFISGGTGFNDLFQMDESKLNKFFKELSEIQGLVDYIILDTGAGLTYENLRFILAADDVILVTTPEPTSITDAYSVVKMVHAKDPNVHLKLVVNQCMSEKEGIQTAENFKKVTEQFLGKQIGTLGYIPSDTNIPAAVKKQTPFLLAYPGTHASKAIQKLTSEFLDLPVPYKLGIKGFLLKMLFK; encoded by the coding sequence ATGATTGATCAAGCAAAACAGTTGAGAGATAAAGTCATGCAAAAAAAGTCCAAGAAAGAGCGGAGACAAACCCGCATTTTGGCTGTTACAAGCGGTAAAGGCGGAGTCGGCAAATCAAACTTTGCCTTGAATTTCGCGCTAGGACTTGTTGAACAAAATAAGAAAGTCCTGATTTTTGATGTGGATTTAGGCTTTGCCAATATTGATGTGCTCCTTGGCCGGTCTCCTGAAGAAACCATTGCCACGATGCTCGAGAAGGACTTGGCGATATGGGACGTCATTGAAGAAGGACCAAACGGCTTACTATTTATTTCCGGAGGGACTGGATTTAACGATTTATTTCAGATGGATGAATCGAAATTGAACAAGTTTTTTAAGGAACTTAGTGAAATTCAAGGCTTAGTGGACTATATCATTTTGGATACCGGAGCAGGATTAACTTATGAAAATCTGCGCTTTATACTGGCGGCGGACGATGTGATCCTTGTGACGACACCGGAACCGACGTCTATCACCGACGCCTATTCTGTCGTTAAGATGGTTCATGCAAAAGATCCCAATGTCCATTTGAAATTGGTGGTCAATCAATGCATGAGTGAAAAAGAAGGAATCCAGACAGCTGAAAACTTCAAAAAAGTGACGGAGCAGTTTTTGGGAAAACAAATAGGAACATTAGGATATATCCCGAGCGATACAAACATTCCAGCTGCGGTAAAAAAGCAAACGCCGTTTTTGCTGGCTTATCCAGGAACACATGCTTCCAAAGCAATCCAAAAGTTAACGAGTGAATTTCTTGACCTTCCGGTGCCGTATAAGCTTGGCATCAAAGGTTTTTTATTGAAGATGCTTTTTAAGTGA
- a CDS encoding amidase, which translates to MTQELAAKSIGELSLLLRNKHLSPVELTDAVLANVEAYNGEINAYISVEADKARTMATVAEQEIQSGNYRGALHGIPMALKDILYFKDEKATMGSKIHEDFIAGFDATVVAKLKAAGTVFTGKLNMHEYAWGATTTNPHYGACRNPWDLKKIPGGSSGGSGAAVAANMTIASLGTDTGGSIRIPAASCGIIGLKPTHGRISKFGCFPLSWSLDHIGPMTKTVFDAALLLEMLAGYDPKDPTSLNRPTKNYSHELNEDVKGLVIGIEESYFFHNVDHRVNEAVRHALQQLEKLGARIEPVRIPSLAQAEFAELVTITTEASAIHHDNLVKQPEKFGDDVRFLLEIGELMSGVDYVQAQQIRRKLDLDFAAAFEEVDVLVTPTLPFLAPEIGSSTVDINGQSLSFLDEVIRFTGPGNLTGLPALSIPCGVHDGLPVGLQIIGPAFQEEKVLNLAFALEKLDLMQGKKPNLSHLTVN; encoded by the coding sequence ATGACACAAGAGCTAGCTGCAAAATCAATCGGCGAGTTATCTCTTCTGTTACGCAATAAACATCTTTCTCCAGTAGAATTGACAGACGCGGTGCTCGCAAACGTTGAAGCTTACAATGGCGAAATTAATGCCTATATTTCAGTAGAAGCCGATAAAGCACGGACCATGGCTACGGTTGCAGAACAGGAAATTCAAAGCGGCAATTACCGGGGGGCATTACACGGAATCCCGATGGCGCTAAAAGACATTTTGTATTTTAAAGATGAAAAAGCGACGATGGGCTCAAAAATCCACGAAGACTTTATTGCAGGATTTGACGCGACCGTCGTTGCCAAACTGAAAGCGGCGGGGACTGTATTCACCGGCAAGTTGAATATGCACGAATATGCGTGGGGAGCGACGACAACAAACCCGCATTATGGCGCCTGTAGAAATCCATGGGATTTAAAGAAAATCCCGGGCGGCTCAAGCGGCGGCTCTGGGGCTGCAGTGGCGGCCAATATGACCATCGCTTCTTTGGGAACGGATACGGGTGGTTCCATACGCATTCCTGCCGCTAGTTGCGGCATTATCGGTTTAAAACCGACGCATGGCCGCATCAGCAAATTTGGCTGTTTCCCGTTGTCCTGGAGTTTAGATCATATCGGACCAATGACAAAAACAGTGTTTGATGCAGCATTGCTCTTGGAAATGCTGGCTGGCTATGATCCGAAAGATCCGACTTCGCTGAATCGTCCAACGAAAAATTATTCCCATGAGTTGAATGAAGACGTAAAAGGCCTTGTTATTGGAATAGAAGAAAGCTATTTCTTTCACAACGTCGACCATCGCGTCAATGAAGCAGTAAGGCACGCTTTGCAGCAATTAGAAAAACTTGGCGCACGTATTGAGCCTGTTCGGATCCCTTCGCTGGCGCAGGCGGAGTTTGCGGAATTGGTAACAATTACAACTGAGGCCAGTGCTATCCATCACGACAATTTAGTTAAACAGCCGGAAAAATTCGGTGACGATGTCCGTTTCTTGTTGGAAATCGGAGAGCTGATGTCTGGCGTGGATTACGTGCAAGCCCAGCAAATCCGGCGTAAGCTTGATCTCGATTTTGCGGCGGCGTTCGAAGAAGTGGATGTTCTCGTCACGCCGACATTACCATTTTTGGCTCCAGAGATTGGGTCAAGTACAGTGGATATTAATGGACAAAGCTTAAGCTTTTTAGATGAGGTCATCCGCTTTACTGGCCCAGGCAATCTAACAGGGCTTCCAGCTTTGAGTATCCCGTGCGGGGTCCATGATGGCTTGCCGGTCGGTCTGCAAATTATCGGTCCGGCCTTCCAAGAAGAGAAGGTATTAAATCTTGCCTTTGCACTTGAGAAACTTGATTTGATGCAAGGAAAGAAACCAAATTTGAGCCATTTAACCGTAAATTAA
- the flhF gene encoding flagellar biosynthesis protein FlhF produces MRLKTYIVQNMTEAIPMIKRDLGSDALILNTKKIKTGGFLGFFKKEKLEVIAAVETQQAEKKKSVEKTKPAIQPIPEKNPAPVFAPSEKTFMKTQDVSNDHLINELKNIKHVMMQVIGEDRLPEALKPLNQRLNQQDIASEIQSDIYTKMMLALEERPASTEKELADLARSEIINMVKEHQKKPVEKDPDIICFIGPTGVGKTTTIAKIAADLMLREDKKVGLITSDTYRIAAVEQLKTYASILNIPIKVAESSSDVIKALSDLTDCDIILMDTAGRNYQQKQYIDDLEAMLPDKNKIQINLVLSLTAKYEDMRKIIDNFQTIQMDQLLLTKKDETSSAGAILNLIYHYSIPIRHIANGQNVPDDILTVTPELIANFVLGEDEND; encoded by the coding sequence ATGAGATTGAAAACTTATATTGTACAAAATATGACTGAAGCGATTCCTATGATTAAACGAGATCTCGGATCTGACGCCTTGATTTTAAATACTAAGAAAATTAAAACGGGGGGATTTCTCGGGTTTTTCAAAAAAGAAAAACTTGAAGTGATTGCGGCTGTTGAAACTCAGCAGGCGGAAAAGAAGAAATCGGTGGAGAAAACAAAGCCGGCGATTCAGCCGATCCCAGAAAAAAATCCGGCCCCTGTATTTGCGCCATCTGAAAAAACGTTCATGAAAACCCAAGACGTTTCCAACGACCACTTGATAAATGAATTGAAAAACATCAAGCATGTGATGATGCAGGTGATCGGCGAAGACCGTCTGCCGGAAGCGCTAAAACCGCTGAATCAACGATTAAATCAACAGGACATTGCATCGGAAATACAGTCTGACATATATACAAAAATGATGCTTGCTCTAGAAGAACGCCCAGCTTCAACTGAGAAAGAATTAGCGGATTTGGCACGCAGCGAAATCATTAATATGGTAAAAGAGCATCAAAAAAAGCCGGTTGAAAAAGATCCGGACATCATTTGTTTTATCGGCCCTACTGGAGTCGGCAAGACGACGACGATTGCTAAAATTGCGGCGGACTTGATGCTTCGGGAAGATAAAAAAGTTGGCTTGATCACTTCTGATACGTACCGGATTGCAGCTGTTGAGCAATTGAAAACCTATGCCAGTATCTTGAATATCCCAATCAAAGTGGCGGAGTCATCGTCGGACGTCATCAAGGCACTATCGGACTTAACAGATTGCGATATTATCCTGATGGATACAGCAGGCCGCAACTACCAGCAAAAGCAGTATATCGATGACTTGGAAGCAATGCTGCCAGATAAAAATAAAATTCAAATTAACTTAGTTTTGAGCCTCACTGCAAAATATGAGGATATGAGAAAAATCATTGATAATTTCCAAACCATCCAAATGGATCAGCTGTTGTTAACGAAAAAAGACGAGACCAGTTCAGCTGGAGCCATATTGAATTTGATTTATCATTACTCGATCCCGATACGCCACATTGCCAACGGACAAAACGTTCCAGACGATATATTAACAGTAACTCCCGAGTTGATCGCAAACTTCGTATTAGGGGAAGATGAAAATGATTGA
- a CDS encoding YaaR family protein, whose product MRIDRQTNFPSDRIQKNPVETKTADSFANVIRKSQVKMQMDTLNQLMSRIDNYGQKLAKQKTLENLRDYKKLVKQFIGESLGMGLQLSEKKSFHSGGMKTHQLLEVIDKKLLELQDEVLINEKDGIELLEMIGEIKGLLINLYM is encoded by the coding sequence TTGCGTATTGACAGACAAACGAATTTTCCAAGTGACAGAATCCAAAAAAATCCGGTAGAAACTAAAACTGCCGACTCTTTTGCGAACGTCATTCGAAAATCCCAAGTTAAAATGCAAATGGATACACTTAACCAACTGATGTCCCGGATTGATAACTATGGACAGAAACTAGCAAAACAAAAAACGCTTGAAAATTTAAGAGATTATAAAAAACTGGTCAAGCAGTTTATTGGGGAATCATTGGGCATGGGGTTGCAATTGTCTGAAAAGAAAAGTTTCCATTCAGGAGGCATGAAGACTCACCAGTTGCTAGAAGTGATTGATAAAAAACTTCTGGAACTTCAGGATGAAGTGCTAATTAACGAAAAAGACGGCATCGAATTGCTTGAAATGATTGGCGAAATCAAAGGTCTGTTAATCAATTTATATATGTAA
- a CDS encoding DUF2179 domain-containing protein — MDLNPIVLVIVIFMISIVYVTLSTVRMILMMKGYRYSAAALSVLEVIINILGLGLVLQNISEIQNLISYAVGFGAGIIVGSVIEDKLTLGYVTATVVSPDNSDRLSKQLREEGYGVTDWETNGHEGPRRSLQILTPKKHEMKLYQTIKDLEPQAFVVANDSKTIHGGFWIRTVRRGRLFN, encoded by the coding sequence TTGGACTTAAATCCTATTGTACTAGTCATTGTCATATTCATGATCAGTATCGTTTATGTAACGCTATCGACGGTCCGGATGATTTTGATGATGAAAGGCTACCGGTATTCTGCCGCCGCTTTGTCGGTGCTAGAAGTTATTATTAACATTCTTGGTTTAGGTTTGGTGCTTCAAAACATTTCGGAAATCCAAAATTTAATTTCGTATGCGGTCGGTTTCGGGGCCGGGATTATCGTGGGTTCTGTAATTGAAGACAAATTGACTTTAGGCTATGTTACAGCTACTGTTGTCTCTCCAGATAACTCGGACCGATTATCGAAGCAGCTGCGGGAGGAAGGTTACGGCGTAACGGATTGGGAGACGAACGGACATGAAGGCCCACGCCGCTCTCTGCAGATTCTGACACCGAAAAAACACGAAATGAAACTGTACCAGACGATTAAAGATTTGGAGCCGCAAGCGTTTGTTGTAGCGAACGATTCGAAAACCATCCACGGAGGCTTTTGGATCCGCACGGTTCGGCGCGGCAGGTTATTCAATTGA
- a CDS encoding aryl-sulfate sulfotransferase produces MKPKPFINWSLAIFSLILLAGCSADATQDSNENYGELNIPIETVSLDDTAEDFSYYNLSVQDELQQQVNVLKEKQDYTFKEPLLIINPYGTNTTGLYLYFEENPGSLSYTISAEGTSDFTRTAKDANSIENRAEYQLIGLVPGMENRIALTYTYENGLTKTYEFTLDAPATQSGYPPIKKTEGAAEAKLSAGLFYTLGTDGYAGYSYVFDNDGTLRAEIVTEDYRTDRMEFYKGSIVTAISESQLARIDRLGKVVAVYNLEGFHMHHDFALNNREQLLILATDESKESIEDVVLSLDLETGKYEKLIDFDGLMGSYKERTKAGKGDLNWMHFNSIDLAGDDTMLLSSRETSTIIQISGIYDEPAIDYLLGNESVWADTEFADKSLSKAGDFEYQSGQHTATYMDDASLLDGQYYVYMFQNNYWRYTSRPDYEGLANTKASLTWEPNNKDISKFYKYLVDEYAGTYHLVQEFAVPYSSIVSSTQIYGDSIIVNSGMAKTVGEYDANGNLLAQFSYDAGLFTYRIFKDTFKGFWFE; encoded by the coding sequence TTGAAACCTAAACCCTTTATAAACTGGAGCCTTGCAATATTCTCTCTGATTTTATTGGCTGGCTGTTCGGCAGATGCCACACAAGACAGCAACGAAAATTATGGAGAGTTGAATATTCCAATCGAAACAGTCTCGCTCGACGACACAGCAGAAGATTTTTCCTACTACAATTTATCTGTACAGGATGAATTGCAACAACAAGTGAACGTATTAAAAGAAAAACAAGACTATACGTTTAAAGAACCGCTGCTTATAATAAATCCGTACGGCACCAACACGACAGGATTATATCTTTATTTTGAAGAAAACCCAGGTTCTCTCTCCTATACCATCTCAGCTGAAGGAACATCCGACTTCACAAGAACCGCAAAAGATGCAAACAGTATCGAAAATCGAGCTGAATACCAGCTGATCGGTTTAGTCCCGGGTATGGAAAATCGCATTGCACTTACTTATACATACGAAAACGGCTTAACAAAAACCTATGAGTTTACATTAGATGCACCGGCTACACAATCGGGATATCCGCCGATAAAGAAAACTGAAGGAGCAGCAGAAGCAAAATTGTCCGCTGGCTTGTTCTATACGTTGGGAACAGATGGTTACGCCGGTTACTCCTATGTATTTGATAATGACGGCACGCTACGGGCCGAAATTGTTACGGAAGATTATCGCACAGATAGAATGGAATTTTACAAAGGGTCCATCGTCACCGCCATCAGCGAATCGCAATTGGCGCGGATTGACAGGCTTGGGAAAGTTGTAGCTGTCTATAACCTTGAAGGTTTTCATATGCACCATGACTTCGCGTTGAACAACCGGGAGCAACTGCTTATATTGGCCACCGATGAATCAAAAGAAAGCATAGAAGATGTTGTGCTTAGTCTGGATTTAGAAACCGGGAAATATGAAAAACTTATTGATTTTGATGGCCTCATGGGCAGCTATAAAGAGAGGACTAAAGCAGGCAAAGGCGATTTGAACTGGATGCATTTTAATTCGATCGATTTAGCGGGAGATGATACAATGCTTCTAAGTTCACGCGAAACGTCGACTATCATCCAAATCAGCGGCATTTACGATGAACCTGCCATCGACTACTTGCTTGGTAACGAAAGCGTTTGGGCAGATACGGAATTCGCAGACAAGTCGCTCTCAAAAGCAGGCGATTTTGAATATCAATCCGGCCAGCACACAGCCACTTATATGGATGATGCCAGTCTTCTAGATGGCCAATATTACGTGTATATGTTCCAGAATAATTACTGGAGATATACGAGCCGTCCGGATTATGAAGGACTAGCCAATACAAAAGCAAGCTTAACTTGGGAACCGAACAATAAGGACATCTCGAAATTCTATAAATACCTTGTTGATGAATACGCAGGGACTTACCACTTGGTTCAGGAATTCGCTGTCCCTTATTCCTCCATCGTCAGCAGCACTCAGATTTATGGCGATTCCATCATCGTCAACAGCGGCATGGCGAAAACCGTTGGAGAATACGACGCCAATGGCAACCTGCTTGCTCAATTTTCATATGATGCAGGCCTTTTCACTTACCGCATCTTCAAAGATACATTTAAAGGCTTTTGGTTCGAATAA